The Betta splendens chromosome 2, fBetSpl5.4, whole genome shotgun sequence nucleotide sequence CAGCTGGCGGTGGACTGGTTCCTGGAGCGCGGCCATCATGACATCACGGTGTTCGTACCTGCGTGGAGGAAGGAGCAGTCCCGCCCCGACGCTCCTATAACAGGTTGGTACCAGAATCCGCCCGGCGGAGGCGAAACGGGGCCcgctctgaccccccccccccccgcacacagaTCAGGAGATCCTGCGGCgcctggagaaggagaagatccTGGTGTTCACCCCCTCGCGGCGCGTCCAGGGCCGCCGCGTGGTCTGCTACGACGACCGCTTCATCGTCAAGCTGGCGTACGAGTCGGACGGCATCATCGTCTCCAACGACAACTACCGGGACCTGGCCAACGAGAAGCCCGAGTGGAAGAAGTTCGTGGACGAGCGGCTGCTCATGTACTCCTTCGTCAACGACAAGTGAGTGAGCGGCGGATTTATGTCTGGTTTCTTAACTGGGTCACGAGTTTGGAGCAGCTGTGCATAACCTCGGGTCCTCCGTTTGCTAGATTCATGCCTCCGGACGACCCCCTGGGGCGCCACGGCCCCAGCTTGGACAACTTCCTGAGGAAACGTCCCGTCGTGCctgagcagaagaagcagcCTTGTCCGTACGGTGAGAACGCACACGTTACATCAGAGTACGACCTTTAACCCACGGGGCTCATTCAGCAGAGACACGTGGTCTAGAAACAGACTAACGTGTGATCAGGTCTTTAAACAGATCTGACTTTTTTGTTTATAGTAGAATTACCATGTGTCTGACCGCCAGAGAGAACAAAAGACTCTGCACATGTCCACATTTTGCATTTAGTTCCCTCACCTGCTGTACAGGAGCCTGCGGGCGCTCTCGCCATCTGTGATGGATGAGTTTGAACAATTTCAAACCAAGGCAGTTCTGTGAAGTGAAGAATCTCGATTAAAACTGGGATTTAAAGGCGTTGCAgcctgtagacacacacacaatggagaaAATTAAAACCCACGCGCATAACTGTGCACATGCTTACCATGGAGTGAAAATGaaacctcctctgtcctccaggaaAGAAGTGCACTTACGGCCACAAGTGTAAGTACTACCACCCAGAGCGAGGCGCTCAGCCTCAGCGCGCCGTGGCCGACGAGCTGCGAGCCAGCGCCAAGACCTGCGTCAACGCAAAGCCCCAGGGCGACTCCGGGCTGGTGAAGAGCCACAGCGTGCCGGCGGGCAGCATCGAGGCCAAGAAGGGAGCCCCCAAACGCCAGTCGGACCCCAGCATCCGGGCCCTGTCGTACAGCGACGCCGAGGAGAAGCTGGCGAAGGGGAGTCCCTGCGGTGGCGGCGCGGCCGTGCCCCCCGCCCCAGGAggccccccccccgctctgaGCCTGCCGCAGGAGCCGCAGCCCAGGGCGCCCACCCCCCACGGCCTGCTGCCCGCCCCCGGCCACGAGCTCTACCCCCACTGCGAGTCCCCGGACCTCAACTACTACTCGGTGACGCGCGCCTACTCGGGGCTGAGCCTCTCCTCCCGCCGCAGCCCCGACGGCCGCTTCCCCGGCGACGCCGACCTGCGCCTGGGCTCCATGGGCTCGGCGGGCTCCGAGTGCGGCAGCGAGAGCAGCGCcagctgcagcggcagcagctgcgaCTCGTACGGCGAGCGGCCGTGCCCCGGCTGCCCCCCGGAGCCCCCGCCGGACGACGGCGCGCTCTACGGCCGGCCGTACGGCCTCCACGGCGCCGGCGCCACCGCCCACGAGCTGTGCGGCCTCCACGCCGCCGACTACGCCCCGCACGGCCACGCCCCCAGCACGCACAGTTACCACCGGGGGCAGGGCTGCATCCACGACCCGCCGCCCGACGCCGCCGTGAAGCGGCCCCTctaccccctcccccctcacctCCAGCACCAGCCGCTCGCCTCGCGCTCCAGCTGCCCCGGCGACTACCACTCGCTGGCGCAGGCGAGCCCGCACCCCCCCGGCTCCCCCGTGGGCCGCTGCCTGGCCCCCACGCGGGCCGAGAGCGCGTCGGACTCGCACCTGTACGAGCACCTGTCCGCGGCACACCGCCACCACCGGCCCAAGGCCCTGCCCGGCTGGGACTCGTACTACAGGCAGCCGCCGGTGCCGCTGGCCCATTACGAGCCGTCGGCCTATCAGAGCCTGCCCGACACGCGCCACTCGTCCTGGCACGCCCCCCCCTGGGGACAGGAGGCGTTCGCCCAGCACCACTCCTCCCACCCGGccctccacccctcccccacccatTACATGAGCCACCCGCCTCCTCTGGGCCACCCGCCTCACCCGTACGGCTCCCACCTCATCGTGCCCTCCcatccccctccccctcctcccccctcctcctaccTGCCGCAACACGCCGAGTCCCCCGCGCACGGTCGCTACGGCGACGCCAGGGAGAAGGTGTACGTCAACCTGTGCAACATCTTCCCCCCTGAGCTGGTGAGCCGCGTGATGGCGAGGAGCCCTCACGTCACGGACCCCCAGCAGCTGGCGGCCGCCATCCTGGCAGAGAAAGCCCAGGCCGGCTACTGAGGAGCGTGCCTCGAAACACTGCAGTGTTTTTGCAGTCGTTGGGGAGGCAATGCTTCAGATGCTGAAGATAATCCAAATCCAGCTGTGACTAACTAAAGCAACGCCACATAATGtggttctgcagctgctctgttcttATTTATTTAGTCTCTCGTGTATCTGCCACGTGTGTTGGATTCTTAAGGCACTTAACAGCCAAATCATAACACAGCCTGGTGTCGCAACAGATATGAGCGCTACCTTAGGGAATATGCACTGTACTTACTCCTTCAGTTAGCTCTTGCATGTATGTAGCACCGGATACATGGGACTCGATTTCTAACCTCCTTCAACGTGTCTGGTTTTAAAGTTTTCCTGTGAAAAAGTTCGTTATTCGTTGTCTGGTAAAATCCTCGATATCCTGTGACTGTTTCAAACCACAACTTGACCAAGGCCTGTGTATTAtattaacctgtgtgtgtgaccgtgtgtgtgggtttgctcCCATGCTGGTATAAATAGGTGTCTGAAAGAAGGTCGTCTCGTTTGCGTCGCCATCAGTTCTTGGTCAGAGTTGTAGCTGTAGAGATGGGTGACCCTGTCGTGTGTACCTTAGTTTTAGTAAGGgacatctctctctttctctctctctctctctctcactctctctctctctctctctctctctctctctctctctctctctctctttctatctactctctctctctcgctctctggccCTTTATTTTGGGTCGACTCTGGCTTCTGCTACAGACCGGGCACACGTCAGCGTCGGCCAACGGAACCGTGCGTagtgtaaatatatttaatggagcccccctgctgtgcttttGGCTGCCGACCACCGTCCTCTGTAGCAGATCCCAGCCGAGTCCGCGCTAGACAGAGAAAAACCTTGTTTGATACAAATTGTATCATTAACTAAGTCGCTGACGTTGTAAACAGTCCATGGACGTCCTGAGCAGCATTCACCAAACACTATACAATAAGTGCTTCAACAACACTTCCGCCCGAGATGTTCCATGTTTTACGCTTTGACTATTCTTCATGTATCTCACTGAAGGAGTTGTCCGCCTACTGTGTTTAGGCATCGCAGCGTCTTTTTCTGTGCCTTCGGGTTTGAAGCTAGCTTATTTTCTACAGGAGTTAATGTGTGCATGGGCAGCCTTCTGTGTTCAAGAGCATAGAATTATTGATTCGTCAAGTACCTCTCTAGAACGGCATGGTGGCTGCTCCAGGATTGAACGCCCTGCTCTGATCAGCGTCAGTGGACAAGTGTTAAAGGAGATATTTTATAGCTGGGTCAGTCCCGTATCGCCTGGCAGCCATTTTGAACAACCGGTCAGAAATGCTGGACGCGTAGCTTTAAACCTGCCCGCTTTTCCAGACTCTTGAGTTCAAAATGGCCGCCAAACAACTACCGTGTACAGAGCGAGCTTGTCGCACACGTCACCTCAAGCGCGCTgtacacagaaccccccccttCCCGGTTTTCTTTTCCCGTCCGGCCGGCGTGTGACTttgtacaagtacatgaacagtTGTACGATAACACGTGAACCTTTGTGTATTGAAGAAGCGCCTTCTCTCTGGCCTCCTGGCACCGTGTGTCAGCGGGGCCCCTGAGCGTGGGCCCAAAGTAATGCCTCTTCATGGCATTGTGCTTATGACACATCCAATACTCTGAACTATGTTCAGCTAACTGTTATGCATGTTTTGATTGGTTTCGCTCCGTGTACATATGTGTCGCTGTCCTGCTAGCTGTCGATGCTTGTACCATAAGCTGGTTTGCGTTCGGCTTGTTCCTTTTAGTTTCATGTGTTAGTACGGATGTCAGTGTAGCTCCCTTTGTTAACTTATAGAATGAAGTCAAGTGGTAATATTCATCTGTTTTCTAATAACGGCCTAACGCAGACTCCAGTGAGCTTGTTTTGGAACGAGCCCTTCGCTTGTAAGTGCACTAATGGAAGTCATTCATTCTGATTGCTGTGCTGTACTTACCACTGTGCTCTAGTGAGATGTTTGAAATATTGATATTTTTCCACTAGAATAATAACGTAACTGATTCTTGTACCATTCTCTGCTGTAACAGTGATTGTTCAATAAAGATGCtataaaacatctgttttttgttgtcattGTAGTAATAAGGACAGACTTGTTTATGAGGATGTAAAAATACATTGATATGTATTAAAAAGTAATTTCATTACTACAGAAAACATTTACCTTGAACAGGCATATTGAGTATTATCCAGTTTGCAAAAGAACTCTTATTCCATTTATTGGAATATTGTGCAGATATATATAgactgttttattgtgtattgtacgatatatattttttattttgcacaaaGGCAAATGCTTACGAAGTTCAAAGCATCATCATTTTACTTGACCTCTTGCTGGCAAAGACTAACTAAACAGGTTTTATATGCACATTTGAAAAGTAAGTTCTAGAGAGTAGGTGTTCCAGAAGGTGAAACTCTCCAAAACTCTAACTCTGAAATTGTTCATTCcaattaaacattttacacCCAAAGGTTTGTATGTAGAGATGCAGATTCACTAACACTTTTCTAGCCTCTATTGGAACAGCAGTGGCATCCCCAGAAAATGTTCAATGGCATACCAAATTGGGCTTCTAATGATCAGATTGAGCTTAGCGGATGGCTTTCAGTGCATGCTCCTTGACTCTTCTCCATTAAaacaacaatcatcatcatcactttacTTTTACCTCAATTTtgagaaacaaacattttgaaaaaaCGCAGCGCAcattatttttttgtaaattgaCATGCAATCAGTGTACTTTCTTACAGATTccaaaaaaattttttttaaattttatttattatatccTA carries:
- the LOC114849892 gene encoding ribonuclease ZC3H12A-like, with amino-acid sequence MGQKDHVEAGADHILELGLDLEYLHVAGADRQAGGADGPPAMEEQGDTCAAASDKEREPAQPTGSTLTPGPDPDGGEGGPAHSKNTHQPLCRTQCVDLGTEGPPEPPSEPPSGPDLAGPVRSPPSSPCKQPSEAGGKQYQAKLDFALKLGYAEETVRLVLSKLGPNTLINDILGELVKLGTKADGEQPTASLASTSSSSSSSSSCGCSELLEQRSDSPGPSDPPCDQDNLRPIVVDGSNVAMSHGNKEVFSCQGIQLAVDWFLERGHHDITVFVPAWRKEQSRPDAPITDQEILRRLEKEKILVFTPSRRVQGRRVVCYDDRFIVKLAYESDGIIVSNDNYRDLANEKPEWKKFVDERLLMYSFVNDKFMPPDDPLGRHGPSLDNFLRKRPVVPEQKKQPCPYGKKCTYGHKCKYYHPERGAQPQRAVADELRASAKTCVNAKPQGDSGLVKSHSVPAGSIEAKKGAPKRQSDPSIRALSYSDAEEKLAKGSPCGGGAAVPPAPGGPPPALSLPQEPQPRAPTPHGLLPAPGHELYPHCESPDLNYYSVTRAYSGLSLSSRRSPDGRFPGDADLRLGSMGSAGSECGSESSASCSGSSCDSYGERPCPGCPPEPPPDDGALYGRPYGLHGAGATAHELCGLHAADYAPHGHAPSTHSYHRGQGCIHDPPPDAAVKRPLYPLPPHLQHQPLASRSSCPGDYHSLAQASPHPPGSPVGRCLAPTRAESASDSHLYEHLSAAHRHHRPKALPGWDSYYRQPPVPLAHYEPSAYQSLPDTRHSSWHAPPWGQEAFAQHHSSHPALHPSPTHYMSHPPPLGHPPHPYGSHLIVPSHPPPPPPPSSYLPQHAESPAHGRYGDAREKVYVNLCNIFPPELVSRVMARSPHVTDPQQLAAAILAEKAQAGY